From Trichomycterus rosablanca isolate fTriRos1 chromosome 18, fTriRos1.hap1, whole genome shotgun sequence, the proteins below share one genomic window:
- the LOC134332907 gene encoding transmembrane protease serine 2-like, which yields MEMYSNPHVNYGFQNTGESVPGYHGQAPPPYYPNVPQYQVSPPVPVNQPTQVIKSHCRCIIVSIIIVLIILAVIAVLLWYFLTHQCSTGLKCGANGGCISASQMCDGKKDCPSGEDELQCLRTYGPDSLLQSFSSTDQKWKPVCADKWNDNYGKKACEHIGYNSNDYASSGTVSTSDTNGFLTVTSTSTSTSSDVHINLTDSSSCPSNAAVALKCIACGARDSSISRIVGGTTVTTRGRWPWQVSLQASGGHCCGGSIITPYWIVTAAHCVEKIPYAYQWTVYAGYLTLNEMRTSSGSSLATIVKHASYNPNTNVYDIALMKLSSPIQMTPFAKPVCLPNAGLNFVAPRQCYITGWGATYSSGGATNQLKEAQINLIDSSVCNAANSYKGQITDSMICAGFMAGGIDTCQGDSGGPMVTEESSLWWLVGDTSWGDGCASPNNPGIYGNVTLFANWILQQMKQN from the exons ATGGAG aTGTACAGCAACCCTCATGTAAACTATGGATTTCAGAATACAGGGGAAAGTGTGCCTGGATATCATGGACAAGCACCACCACCATACTATCCCAATGTACCACAGTATCAAGTTTCCCCGCCTGTACCAGTCAATCAGCCCACTCAGGTCATC aaaagtcattgtaga TGCATTATAGTGTCGATTATCATCGTTTTAATCATCTTGGCCGTTATAGCAGTGTTACTTTGGTACTTCT TGACTCATCAGTGTTCCACCGGACTAAAGTGTGGAGCAAAcggggggtgcatcagtgcttcACAAATGTGTGATGGCAAGAAGGACTGTCCCAGTGGCGAGGACGAGCTCCAGTGCC ttCGCACCTATGGGCCTGATTCTTTGCTGCAGAGTTTTTCAAGTACAGACCAAAAATGGAAGCCGGTGTGTGCGGACAAATGGAACGACAACTATGGAAAAAAAGCATGCGAGCATATTGGATATAACAG TAACGACTATGCGTCTTCTGGAACCGTTAGCACCAGTGACACAAACGGCTTCTTGACTGTCACATCTACCTCCACAAGTACTTCTTCAGATGTCCACATTAATCTCACTGATAG TTCATCTTGCCCATCGAATGCCGCTGTGGCTCTGAAGTGTATAG CTTGTGGCGCACGTGATAGCTCTATTTCACGCATCGTTGGAGGTACTACCGTAACCACTAGGGGACGCTGGCCCTGGCAGGTGAGCCTGCAGGCCTCAGGGGGCCACTGCTGTGGAGGATCGATCATCACTCCATACTGGATTGTAACAGCCGCTCACTGCGTTGAGAA AATTCCATATGCGTACCAATGGACAGTGTATGCTGGGTATCTTACTCTGAACGAAATGAGAACGAGCTCAGGCAGCTCGCTCGCGACGATAGTCAAACACGCCAGCTATAACCCAAACACCAACGTTTACGATATCGCGCTGATGAAACTTAGTTCTCCAATTCAAATGACAC cctttgCGAAACCAGTATGCTTACCAAATGCTGGTCTTAATTTTGTTGCACCAAGGCAGTGCTACATTACCGGATGGGGAGCGACTTATTCTTCAG GAGGTGCCACAAACCAGCTGAAAGAGGCCCAAATTAACCTGATCGACAGTTCTGTCTGTAACGCTGCCAATTCCTACAAAGGCCAAATCACAGACTCCATGATCTGTGCAGGCTTTATGGCGGGCGGAATTGACACATGCCAG GGTGACAGCGGTGGTCCTATGGTCACTGAGGAGAGTTCACTGTGGTGGCTCGTTGGAGACACTAGCTGGGGTGACGGATGCGCTTCCCCAAACAACCCAGGTATCTATGGAAATGTGACACTCTTTGCCAACTGGATTCTCCAGCAAATGAAG CAAAATTAA